CTGCCAGGCCCCGGATCACGGTGATGGGATTTCGAGGGTCTGTACAGAACTGCAGCAGCACCGGCGAGAAGGCATCCCGTTTACTCTCCAGCTGCAGGACAACCAGGAGACAGGGCTGAGGTCAGAGCCCCGTCCCAGGCTCAGGGCCCCCCAACAGTTCCAACACTGTCCTAGAACCCTCAGGCAGGGGCGGTTCTGAACACGCAGGGCACTCATACATAGATGCTGGGTGTGGGCGGGTTCAGTTTTTCCCGGGGCAGCTTCTCCTCCGAGTTGATCTTCGGTTTCACAGACTGGGCAGGGGAAAGGTAGGACTCTCGAAACTTCCCTTTCACCTTGGCATTCCTGTAGAAGGACAGTGAGATGAGAACAGGAATATCAGagtgctgggggaagggagtcTCCCACAGGGCCAGGCCAGCAGCCTCAGCGGTGACAGCCCCCCCCACTCACTTGCTGGCCCTCACGACGTCGGCAGCACAGTGGCTGATGGTGAGGTCTGCCATCCGCAGCCTCCGCTCTTCCACCTCCGAGGCAATGAAGGTCTCCTTGTCACCACTTTCTACTTTGATGAGCCGGATCTTCAGCTCCTTGGGGGGCCCTTCACTAAGTGAGCGCAGCTTCAGCATGTCAGCCCGGCTGACACCCAGTGGCCCCGGAGCTTCCTCCCGAGCCTTCTTCCCAGGGACAGGGGCTGCCGGGGGTGTGGGctggacagagggtgcaggagctGGCGGAGGGCCCGGAGCTACGGGCGGCTTGGCCTTGGAGGCCCCGCCCAGATCCGGCCGGGCCTTCTCACGACCCTGGATCTCCTCGCTCTGCAGGTCCAGGTTCCCCAGCACTCGGCGGCTCTTTTCTTTGGGGgccttggccttggccttggcccTGCCCTCCCGGGGCCGCCGACCCACACTGTCCTTACAGGCCCGCCGGTGCCGCCGGTGCTCCTTCTGCCGCCTCTTGCTGCTCCCTGGTCGTGCTGCGGCCGCCACCCCACCGCTCTCCTCCTTGGCCTGAGCTGGGGGCTGCAGTCGCTCAGTCCCGCTGTCCGCTCGATCTGCCGTGTCCACTGGGTCGGCCGGGTCTGCGGTGCTCCGGCCCACCCGCTCCACAAGGGTCTCACAGGCCCGACTTATCTCTTCTAGCACCTCAGACTCAGAACGAGCAGGGGGCAGcggcaggggtgggggcgggggtgcgGGGGTCATGGGGCCCGGGGCTGGCTCTTCGCCCGCCCTGCGCTCCCGGGCCCAGGGCCCGCCTGAGGTAGAGAACTGAGATGACGAGGAAGCGGAGGGCTGTGGGGAGCCCTGGGCGCTCGGGGCCGCGGAGGTGGGCGGTGGGGCGGTAGCACCTGAAGAGGAACCGGGGGAATACTGAGTGGTGGGCAAGGGCCCAGGCCGGGTGGGAACAGCTGCTCCAGTCCCCCGGTAACAGTACTTTTGTCCTTCCAGCACGGAAGCCAAGGACTTGAGCAGGTTGGCCGGGCTGGCTGGTGGGGCTCGCGCAGTTGGCGGTGGCTGGGGTGGTGGCGGGAACTTGGCTAGAGGCGGCGGTGGTGGCAGGGCTGGTGGTggcttcttctcctcttcctgggtGGCCGGGGTGGTGGCGGCGGTGGCAGCAGTGGTGGCTGGGGCTGTGTCAGTGGGGAATGGAGGCTGCAGAGATGTAAAGGGCTCCTTCAGAGGAGGCGGGGGGACCACGCCTGCCTCGTGTCGTTGCTGCTCCTCCTCCTTGCGAATGGATTCATCCAGCATCTTCATGATGTTGGCCAGCCCATCAGGTAGGATCTTGAATTCAGCTGGCTCCTCAAACTGGTCCTCCAGTGGGGTAGGGGGGAAGTCAAAGAGTCGAGGGCCTCGGGCAGGCAGCTCCCCAACCCTGGGCGGCACAGGCTGGGGGGCTTTATTCAGGGGGCCTGGGGATGGCCCCGGCCCCCCCTCGGGGGTCTTTGGGAAGGAGACCCTGGGCCGAGGGCTCTCCGGGTGCCTGAAGCTTCCTGAGGTATTCTGGTGgcaagaggagggaggggctggaggcaggGCAAGAGTCAGGGGTGCAAGAGGTGGGTGCTGGGGGCTCAATGTTGggctgggggggcggggaagggggtcCATACTTCTGGCCAAATAGGAAGGTGTAGGGAAGGACACAGGCCCAGTAGGGCTGCTGCTGTGGCTGCCActgttgctgctgctggtggTTGGGGGAGCGGGAGGGGTGTGCGAATCCTGAGTGCCCACAGAAAAGCGGGGGGCCGGAGGTCCCAAGAAGCCCTcgcggtgggggaggggtggcgggggagggcgggggcgTCCCTCAGCCCCGAAGAAGAGCTCGTCTAAGATCTCTCCATCCTCACGGGCTGCTCGGCAGGCTGGGCCCTTCAGCCAGGCAGGGGGGGGTGGAGGGCGTAAGAGGCGGGgacaagggggaggaggaggtgaggaggggcCGGGTGGCAGGGACAGGTGGGGAGTGGCAGCGGGAGCCGCCAGGAATGGTTTCCGACTACTGTGTGCTGAGGGCCCAAGGCGGCCTTGGTGAGAGGAGACCTCCAGCGCGGGAGTTTGGTAATGGTCAGCACCGGGCTGCAAGTGTAGGACGGCGGTGGTCAGAGGGCTGCTCCAGCCACCCTAGACCGGCTCCACTCATCCCCCCCACCGCTCCGCCCACCACCTGCAGTTGTCACTCACAATGCCTGGGCTCGGCTCCACGCCTCGGAGACCAgggttgctgctgctgctactgctgctggtggtggtgcCGGGGGGGCCAGGGGGCCGGGAAGGGGCGTAAGGCACGCAGGCGGTGGTTGCTGCTGGTGAAACGCTGGAGTCCATCCGCGACCTCTGAACTCTGCTCTCTCTAAGGTCACTTCCAGGGGGACGGGTGGCAGGCGGGCAGCCATGGCTCTCTgctcctggggggcgggggcctGGGGGTGCAGCCGGGACCAGCCGGTGGCCGGGGGGGTGCACAGGGTAGGCCGGAGCTGGGTATGGATATGGGTGAGGCAGCGAGTGCCGCTGCTCCTGTGGGCGAGAAAGGAGGACACTGCGTGAGGAACGAAGAACACAGGGGCTGGAGATAAGAGGTGAGGGGGCCACAGAGAGGTGCTCACCTGGCGCTCTGGGGGTGCTGAACCCTTGCGCTCGGGGCCCCATGCATCTCCATGCGGGGTACTCCACAGCCCTGGCTTGGTCAGCTGGAATGGAGGGCTGGTGGCTAGGCCAggcgggggtggggctgggggcaatGGTGGCGGAGGCAGCGGCAGCCCTGGGGGAAGGCCAGTCTGGAAGAAAACAGAGTGTGAGAGTCCCACTCCTCGCCCCAGCCTGCCCACTCGCTGCTGGCCCGCCCACATACAATCATACCTGCTCAGAGTTGCAGCCTCTCCTGCGTTTGCCTCCAGGGCTGAGGCCCTCCTCCCCCGAGGGGCCTGAGAGTGCTGCAGGAGGCATAGGCTGCACCACCGGGGGTTCGGCGGCTCGCTTCACCGGGGGACCCCCCCGCTTGGCCCCATAGTTCCGTTTGTGCTGAGGACGGAAACAGAGAGAATGGCTCCGGTGCAGACCTGGCCCGGCCCTCCTCCCTAGCCCGCCCAGTCCCAGCCTCACCTCAAGGTGCAACAAGTTCCACACTTGCTCCAGGGGAGGCAGAACCTTGGGTCGGTGCTGGCAGGAGGCGGCATGAAAGTTCCAAAGctgggcctgaggaggtgggggaagagtgCAGAGCACAGGGCAGAGGCAGACGTAAGACGAGGGCACTGAGTCAGAACGCACAATCCTAGCCCCCTGTGTCCTGCCTCATCCCACCTGCTGTAGTCGGCCGACGCGGGGCCCCAGCTCAGCCAAGCTTCCTCCGTATCGAAGGGCGCTGTGGTAGCAGCGTACAGCCTCCTCACTGTCGTGCTCTGACTCGTACAGCTGCCCAAGCTGCTCCCACAGCCCCGGCTGGGCCGGCTCCCGGAGCAATGCCTGCACACAGCCATGCAGGGATTCCAGCTTCCCATGGAGGGGTCTTGGGGTGGGTGTCCTACAGAGCAGAAGGGGGGGAGGTGGCAAGGCTTGGCGAACTCTTTTAAGGCCCCAGCCTTACCTCCCATCCCCAGCACCTTTCAATCCTCACTCACCCTGGAGCATAATACGGTTTGTTGGGGTGGCCAGAGCTACTGCCGTGTGAAGGAGGTAGGGGAGCAGGGAGTGGGGGCTGCCCGATGCTGGCAGAGCACCTGGAGAGAGAAGGGCTCTGTTAATGTACAGCAAGCTGGAAGTCTTGTCCCTACCTAGGAAGGAGGGGACTGAGGAAACAAGAGAAAGCAGCTGAGGACTGCACTGAGGCCCACGGGATGGCAGAAATGAGAGACTGAGGAGCAGAGATGGGAAGAGGAGTGcctggaggcagagagacagaccAAGTTCTCACCTGCCTCCAGGCAGCCATGCGCTCCGAGGAGGGGGATGGGGCGGGCAGGAGCTCCAGGCCCCAGCACAGCTCAAGCCCCCAAGGGCAAAGGCTTCCCGTGCAGCGCGGGCCCCTGCAGGGTCCACTGCCCGATGCATCCAGCCTGTGTCAAGGAGAAGAGATTATGATCCTACTGGGAACAGAGACTGAGCTGTCAGGGTACACACAGCCGACGCGGCCCCAGTCTTCCCTTACCAGGTCAGCAGTGGCCCCAGAGATCGGGCAcggccccctgccccagctcctTGGGGCGATGGTCCGGCTCCAGCCGCTCTGACAGGAGTGCCCACTGCCCCCAGATGGTCGCCCAGGGCCTTTCACAGCCAATTCTAcggagaggagggggaaaggagtAAGGTGAGCGGGCCAGCACACAGTCGGGGCCGCAGGctaggctgggctgggctgggctgggctggcctggCTGTGGCGCCCACAGGTCTGTGATCTGCGCAAGGCTGGCTATCCCTGAGGAGCGGCCCACCCGGCCTAAGGAGCCTCAGGGGAGTGGGGGCAGCGGGAGGGCCAGTCGGTGCGATGGGGTGGCTGCGCTGCTAGGCTTCCAGCAGGGAGCCCCGCGGGCCGAGCTGCAGCGCTGCGGCCGCTTACCCGGCCTCCGTGGGAGCTTTCTCTCCCGGCGTCGGCGAGCTCCGGAGACCTGACCAATCACAGGACTTCCTCTCTCCCCAGAAAACCAATCATCACCCGTGTCTCCGCCTCAGTAACAGCCTGGCCGGGACCAATAGGAGCGAGGTTAGCCCGGCCGCTGCCGGGGGAGGAGGGGCGGCGGAGCCGGTCTGACAGGCTCTGCCCGGGGTGACCCCGACGTGACCCCGCGGCTCCCACCTAGGGTCTCCATCTCCAAGCTGACACTAGGCCGGTCGAGGCAAGCGGAGCCTGAAACCCGTGCGGGTGAAGGCGGCGGGTCGCACGTTCGGGCCGACCTGGGGCATGGAGCTACCCGCAAGTCCCACGCGCCCACAGAGCCGCCGGTGGTCCGCGCTAGACCGCCCGAAACGCCCCCTACCCCGCCGCCTAACACCGACGGACAGCAGACGGATGCACAACGCCGACACAGGTGGCGCTCCCCCTCCTCACTTCACCTCGCCCAGTGCCTGACCTCCCCACCCCCTAGGAACTGTTTAGGGCTGGCCACTCACGGCGACTTCTAAGGCACCCAAACCTGCCCGCGCCGCGATCTGAGCGCTCCACCCACCACGCCTGACCCCCATCCCAAACCATGGTCAAGCCCCCAGTTTCATACCCAGTTCCTTCAGCTCCTCCACTTCTCCTGGTTCTGTAGGCCTTCAATACCAACCGACCCCCAAAACCAAAACCGTCCTCTAATCCCCCAACTTCTGAGAAGTCGCGCACAGCGGTCCCGAGTGGCCCCTCTCGCGTGGCTCCCGTATCCTCTATGCCCTTCCCCGCCGGGGCCACGCGGCTCCCCACGGCCCACGTGGCCCCCGCCCCCCAAGGGAGGGGGGATTTCGGGGGTTGCCCGTGACGTGGCTACTTGCGCAGCGGAAGCGGCGTGTGTAAGAGTACGGGGGGGGGGGTCCttcgggagggaggaaggagggaggaaggaggagggcggGGCCCGCCCGGCGGTGACATCACCCTTGTCCCACTCTCACCGCCCACTCCCTTAAAGAACCCAGAACCCGTTTCACTTCCTCCTtcaccccccccaaccccttcccgTCGGTGCTGGCTCGACCCACGACGGGAGCAGCGCTCCCCTTCCTGGGCACCTTCCCTTTAGCCCCAGTTCTTCCTTCTCGCCTCTCTGAGCCCAGGATCTCGGTCCCCGCGCGTCCTGCTCGCCTACCCCGCGTCCCCGCAGGTAGGAAGCCGGCTCCGCTCCCGGGATCGGTCCATTGAGAGTCTAGAGTACAAAGAGCTGCGAGAGGCGAGTGTAGAGTACAaagcggcgggggcggggccagcgCTCCAGCTGGAGCTAGCGCCGGGCAGGAAGCCGGGGGAGAACGCGCGACGAGGGGCTGGGGGCGGCTGGAAAGTTCGCCTTCGCCGAGAGAAGTCTGAGCTGTGGGGAAATTTCCACCCAGCCCACAAGGGCATTCGGGTTTCTGGTGAAAACAGTCCTCGATCTGCAGGGTAAGGTCGTCTGTTTGCACGCAAGCGCTTGGACCCTACAGGTCCCGGCGTGCCACTCCCCGGCGAGCCCTAGTAGGCGCTTGGGCTCTGCGGACCCTCTCCGCGGTTCACGCGGAGTTTCGGTCAGAACTCTCTCTCCTCACCATACAGCCTTTATGTCAGTTACCGAGCCCTGGGCCAAGCACAGCGCTTAACTGCGGTCAAGCATAGCCCTGGCCGGTTGCCCCCACCTAAGTCCCGGGACCCATGGACCAGACATGGGAAAACGGGGAACCCGGGGTCCAGATATCAGAGGAACAGATCCCCGATTGGGAAGTGGTGCCGAGGGCGCTGCCAGTTACCAGGAAATGCAGCTTCCCCTTCTGCGATGATGACACTTCCCCTCTACCACTTCCCCTTTCCCACGGGGAACTGACTCAGCTTTCCCTAAAACAGCGAGTCCCGTCGGCCAGCCCCTTTCCACCTCTATCCCCTACGCCGGTACTCGGAATACAGCAGCCCTCACTTGAGAACAAAAACTTCCTGTACACTAAACACACACTCACTCTCGCCAACCACCTCGGATCCTTGTCCCCACCAGGGACCCAGGCGCCTGACTTCCCATCCGCCTCCTGTACAAAGCCCTCCCTCGGGGTCTGATTcaggcttggggtgggggagcaTGAGTCACCCAGAAAACCTTCCCCTATTCCCACTGACTCAGCCCCCGCCTCCctgaacacacacagacacacacagtcaGAGGCAGACACAACTCAGCCCACACACCGCTCCCCACCGGTCCCGCGGAATTTCCCCTCTCGTCTTCCCCCATGACGGCCCCTCCCCGCGCCGGGCAGCCCCGACGCCGCGGTCACACCTGTTCCCCAGGCGCCAGCAGCCGGCTCGCGGTCCACTCTCACCTCCACTCTCGCTTTGGGGCAGGAATAGCCCTCCCCGACTCTTGGCGTCCGTACTAACCCAGGGGAGGGGACAATCACCGGCAGGCACAAAGACAGACACCCAAAGACTCCTCAAAGACAGATGAGAGGTAGACGCACACGGCCAAAGAGGACGGCATACTTCTGGGGCAGGCATTCCAGCCTCTCCAGTCGGACCCACAGTACTGGGAGTCAGCCGCTCAGAAAGGGTTAATTCTTCTCCTGCCGAGGCCACGCCCTCTCCATCCGGGCACTCCCGGCTAAGCCCAGCTCCGCCCCCTCCATCCGGGCTCTGGACTCGGGGACTTTAACCGGCCCCCTCCCCCTAGCGCCCCGAGAGGGACCCACTCTATCAAACACACCCACTTAACTCTCTCTGGGCTCCAGGCCGGAGGAGCCCCTCCGCACACCGCTCCCGCCGCGCGGGATGAGGGTCCAGACGTGAGCACGCAGATTCACGTGCCGGCCAAAGACAAGACCCCGCAATTAGGGTATTACCGAGCAGGGAGTTAGCAGGCACGCGGCACGCGCGAGGAGGTGGGGCCGGCCCGGAACCCCGCCGCGTCCCGCTCCCTGTCAGGCTCCGTTCTGCCTGGTGGAAGCGAGGGGTTACAGCTCGCTTCttacctgggggagggggaggcgtaGGGGAGGGCCGCCGGCTGGGGCTCCGCTCTGACTCAGCCACCCCGGGCAGGCCGCCCGCTCGGGATTCCCTTCCCCAGCCTTCCCTCGCTGctggcccctccccgccccccaccgagAAGTGACAGTGCCGGCCCTGGCCCGCTATGTGTCACTGCGAGCCTTGTGTCTGCCTCTGACTGGACCGCTGTGTTCACCAGTCTCTCTGACAAGGTCGGCTGTGTATGAGTCCCGGTGTCTGTCTCCGTGTGCACCTGCATATCTGCTCATCTTGTCTCCATCAGTGCCTGTGTCTGATGCGTTCCTGTCATTATGCCTGTCTACACGACTCCGAGGGGCTgtctctgtctgtgtgtctgcctGGCTCCTGTCTCGGTCTTTTGTCTGGGACTGCCTCTGCATCACTTGCCGTGATCACGTGTGTCTCTCTGCACATGCCCTTCTGTGTTTGCCTTCATGTTCCTGAACAGAGTCAGGGAAACACTGGAGCAGGCTGACCCGGCAGACTCCTCGCCCCACTCCCCTGAATCCTGATGTCTTACTGGATCAGTGATCCTTCTGTTTGAGTCAAGCATTTGGAGGTCTGGGTGCCTTCATTTAAGTTCTGTCCTATTCCTCAGCATCCTCACTTATCCTCACAGCTCCCTGTGGCTCCCATTGTGATGGTAATTGCTAGCATTTAGTGAATACTTATaacatgccaggtactgtgttaagcactttatatacattttaaaaaactcctCTCCAGAACCTGACCTAGtactaccccattttacagatgaggtaattgaggctcagagaggttatataaCTCTGTCAAGGTCATTCCACAAGAGAGAGTAAGAGCTAGGCTTCTTTCCAGAGCCTTATTCTTACCACTCTTCTATAATGCCTCTGTACTATTCTCTGTTGGTTTTATCCTCACAGGACATTTCCTAGGTCAGCCTGCCCCTCAGCTCTCCCCCACAGTACCATCCCAAATGTCTTATGTCTCTAGAGAAGGTGTAGGTAGGAGGCTGTGCAGCATTTCTCAGAAGCCATTGGTTTCTTGGCCCTGAAGCTCATTCAGTTAacacattcattcaacacaaTTCCACTGAGGCACCCCAATGTGCAAAACATCTCGCCAAATAGTGAGAGATACATAGAAGAAAACAGTCCCACTCAAAACTTAGTGAGAAGTGGAGAAGAGCAACACACACTCAGAGAACTTAAGTCTCTGGCTTAGGTACCCTCTTTTCTCCTACAGAAGAATGGGGGATGGGATGGAGCAGGGCCTTAGGCAGAGAAGtggcagaaagagagagggaagcacAAGAGGAGTAAGATTTAGGATGTATGGGGCAAATGCTGTGGTGCAGTAGGGAGAGGGAGGAACCGAAGGGATCTGGAAGGGTGGGAATGCCAAGACTGCCATGGCAACGGCAGGTTTTTGTGACAATGGCCTCCAGTATCTCTCCAAATCAGTTCCCGATCACCCTCCATAAGCCAGGCTGTTCAACAACTATTACAGGGGCAAAGCCCTCctcattccaaaaaaaaatcttatctctACTTTCTGGCCTGCAAACTCCAGGTTAATTCAATTTAGTAACTGAGTTGTAGcactggtggggagggggaagggggggtgatTTTTTGGTGGTAGTTGAGAGGCTGGTGAAGTACAGGGATGAACCATTCATAGGCAACAGAGGGGAGCTCCATAAATGAGGAAGACTGAACCACTCAATCACCTCATGGTGGGGGGGATGCTCAGAGTTGGACTGGACCATTCTGAGGAGTGGGCATGATCTAGATCACATCAATCCTTCTTGCATATGGCGCAGAGCTGGACTGTTGCGGGGAGGCGCTGCATTGCTCAGGGGCAGGACTTACCAGGTGGGAGTTTGGTGTGCCCTGTCTCATTGGAAGCAGCGCCCCAGCAGTAGGGTGCAGCAGACCAcagtgggtggggtgggtggtaCTACGGGGCTGGCATGGTGCCTGGGGgaacctaaaagaaaaaagccagtTAGAGGTGGGATCTCCCAAGCTGGAGAATTTTCCTATGCCCCCTGTCCCCTTATTGAGGAGAAACCTGGCTCTGGTGGTCAGATGGGATGAGAGAATCTGTTTCCATGGCAACCAGAAAAAGCCAACCCAAGAGTGGTCCTCCAGCCTTCCCCTTTAGGAAGCAGCCTGGACCAGGGAGTGAGGGGAGCATGCTACAGCATCTGCGTTAAGTCCACAGTGGACACCCAACCCATGATCCCTCTTCTGACTGGACCCTCCTGCTGAGAGTCCTTGGCCCCAGGGTAGCCCTAACTGCCTCTGATATCTGCACCCAGGTCAGCTTCAGTCCTGGCCTCAGGCTCACAGAAACTCTTCCTTCAGTTCTGCCTCCTCCCTAACCTTATCAAGACACCAGACAACCCCACCTTCTGGACTCtagcccctctccttccctcaggCTGGTGCAGGCAGGTCTTGGTGAGCAGCACAGGTGGCCAGACTAGATGAACGGGCCCAGCAGGGAGGAGTCTTCCTCCTCAGCAAGGACTGTGACTCTGGGCCTGGGTCTGGAAGTAGCCTCTGCTGCAAGCCTCCCTTCCATCAACCCATCAAGGCCATATCCTGTTTCTCCATCACCTCCTTCCTCTAAGTGGCCCAATTAGGTGATAGAggcccactccctcccctcctaACTTTCAGAGACAAGAAGTTAGGTGTCTAGGTCCAGGGCCAAGAATCTGGTGTCCATCCAGGGGTCAGACCTAAGTCTGCCTCACCTCAAACTCACTCCTCAGGGACCTATGTTTTCTGCCCTCTTAGCCATAGTTCTCTGCCCTTAAGCACCCAGACACTTGGGCTCCCAGTCTAGCCTCTCCGCTCCCTGTCCTTccagcccccatccttccccctgccccagaggctcaggcctccagcccccagcctccaTGATGCAATGTGCTGCAAGCTGCCTCAGCTGCTGATGACACTGCCCCCAGGGGAGGTGCTATTTCTGACCCATGCAAGGCCCCTCACCTGGCCAGGGTAGTGGTCAGCTGCAGGCTAGGGAGGCCAGGCAGGCAAGGTCCTTCTGCTGGAGAAGGGAGCTTGAGGCTGGAACCCTCCAGGACAGGGACACTCAGAATGTGAGACCAGAGAGTGAgtgagtaagagagagagagagagagaaacagagagaaacagagagagagggagagagagagagagagagggaaacagagagagagaaagagaaagagagagagagagagagaaacagagagagagaaacagagagagagagagagaaagagagagagagagagagtgagtgtgtgtgtgtgtgttagtctGTAGCATTTGTATTTGTGGTTGTGTTGGGGAAGAAGGGGATGCTGGGGAGGGGCCTTAGGACAGACCAAGAGGAGAAGTGAGGGGCAGCCAAGGGGGTCAGCCAAGGGGGTCAGCGGGGTGTGTATGGGGTGTCTGGACACCAGAGTGGGGGAGGGGCCAACAGCCATTTAAAGGGCCAGCCCCAGAGCTTTAATCCCTCACCAGCCCTGGCCCCAAGCCGGAGGCTGTAATTCATCTGTCCAAcagctggggtgggtgtgtgtgttgggggggggggacatGTGGACGGGaagggggagctgggggaggggctggggctttCTTGTGCACAGAGCCAAACAACAAAAGGGGAAGCTGAAGGGCCAGCTCCAGTGTGCCCAGGACAGGCTGCTGACGTGCAGACCTGCCGGTGGCCCCCACCTGGTGGCCGACAGACTCCGTAGTTTAGACTCAAGGATTCTTGGCCAAGGAGTCCATGAACCCAAAGGTGGGGCCCTGGAGAAGGCCCAGGTTGAGTGCCCCCCAGGCAAGCTGTCACCCCTCCGTGCAGGTCCCATCCGCAGCACTGTCCCAGACCTGGCAGGCCCCGAAACAGATTCAGCCTCAAATGCCCTGCTCGCCAGCCAAGCCTCCCCAGACAAGGCCTGCCGGCTCCCCCCTCCCGCTGGCGCAGGGTGGCAGCGGCCACACCGAGGCTGTCCCTTTAAATCATTACCACCCCTGATTGTGTGGACGAACAGAGGGCCCTGCCCCCCAGGCAGAGGCTTGCCACCTACCCCCACGAGTCCCCAGAAATGTGAGGGCCATTTAAAGGGACAACAGAGAGGCAGCCGGGTCTCTaaccgtccccgcccccaccccaaacACACTCACAGACCCTTTCGCCCGCGACACATAGCCCCTTGCCCCTCCAGAGGGCCCCCCAAATTCCggttctctccccacccctagaGACTGCTAGAAGGAGAAAGGGGCCAGAGTTGGGGGGCGGGGAACTGGGGAAACGAGAAAAGGACAGGGACTCCCTCCTTCCTCAGAGCCCCAGGGGACAGGTCGGAAGGAAAGCAAAGCCTGGAGAAGCAGCGAGACAGAGCCCCGAAAGGTGCCGCGGGCAGACCTGGGGCGCACAGGCTGTCGGTCGAGGGGAAGGGAGTTGGGCTGCACGAGACAGCGGCGCGGCCAGCGGGCGACTAGCCCAAGTGGGGAGATGGAACAAGGAGGGCCGGGGGCAAAGAGGCAAGGCCGGGGGAAACGGGGAGACGGAACCGGGGAAAGGGGTCATCtgggagggtgtggaggaaaaccCGAGAGGGGAGGGCGAGCCAGGCCGGGGTTACCTGCTGGGTGTCTGTCCCCCGGCGGTGCCCCCGGAGTCCGGGTAGGGAGGGGGGGGagcagcgggggggggggagtgggggctgggggggcgggggagacggtccctcctctgcctcctgggcCTGCCCCGGCGCTTGcagcctctgcctccctccctcctcctccccgtcCCTGAGTCCCGGAGTCAAACAAAGAACTGTAGCAGGctctccccaaccccctccctcccccctcctcctcctcctcctcctcctcctcctcctcctcctccacctcctcctcctcctcctcct
This sequence is a window from Pseudorca crassidens isolate mPseCra1 chromosome 19, mPseCra1.hap1, whole genome shotgun sequence. Protein-coding genes within it:
- the KDM6B gene encoding lysine-specific demethylase 6B isoform X1 is translated as MHRAVDPAGARAAREAFALGGLSCAGAWSSCPPHPPPRSAWLPGGRCSASIGQPPLPAPLPPSHGSSSGHPNKPYYAPGTPTPRPLHGKLESLHGCVQALLREPAQPGLWEQLGQLYESEHDSEEAVRCYHSALRYGGSLAELGPRVGRLQQAQLWNFHAASCQHRPKVLPPLEQVWNLLHLEHKRNYGAKRGGPPVKRAAEPPVVQPMPPAALSGPSGEEGLSPGGKRRRGCNSEQTGLPPGLPLPPPPLPPAPPPPGLATSPPFQLTKPGLWSTPHGDAWGPERKGSAPPERQEQRHSLPHPYPYPAPAYPVHPPGHRLVPAAPPGPRPPGAESHGCPPATRPPGSDLRESRVQRSRMDSSVSPAATTACVPYAPSRPPGPPGTTTSSSSSSSNPGLRGVEPSPGIPGADHYQTPALEVSSHQGRLGPSAHSSRKPFLAAPAATPHLSLPPGPSSPPPPPCPRLLRPPPPPAWLKGPACRAAREDGEILDELFFGAEGRPRPPPPPLPHREGFLGPPAPRFSVGTQDSHTPPAPPTTSSSNSGSHSSSPTGPVSFPTPSYLARSMDPLPRPPSPTLSPQHPPLAPLTLALPPAPPSSCHQNTSGSFRHPESPRPRVSFPKTPEGGPGPSPGPLNKAPQPVPPRVGELPARGPRLFDFPPTPLEDQFEEPAEFKILPDGLANIMKMLDESIRKEEEQQRHEAGVVPPPPLKEPFTSLQPPFPTDTAPATTAATAATTPATQEEEKKPPPALPPPPPLAKFPPPPQPPPTARAPPASPANLLKSLASVLEGQKYCYRGTGAAVPTRPGPLPTTQYSPGSSSGATAPPPTSAAPSAQGSPQPSASSSSQFSTSGGPWARERRAGEEPAPGPMTPAPPPPPLPLPPARSESEVLEEISRACETLVERVGRSTADPADPVDTADRADSGTERLQPPAQAKEESGGVAAAARPGSSKRRQKEHRRHRRACKDSVGRRPREGRAKAKAKAPKEKSRRVLGNLDLQSEEIQGREKARPDLGGASKAKPPVAPGPPPAPAPSVQPTPPAAPVPGKKAREEAPGPLGVSRADMLKLRSLSEGPPKELKIRLIKVESGDKETFIASEVEERRLRMADLTISHCAADVVRASKNAKVKGKFRESYLSPAQSVKPKINSEEKLPREKLNPPTPSIYLESKRDAFSPVLLQFCTDPRNPITVIRGLAGSLRLNLGLFSTKTLVEASGEHTVEVRTQVQQPSDENWDLTGTRQIWPCESSRSHTTIAKYAQYQASSFQESLQQEEKESEDEESEEPDSTTGTPPSSAPDPKNHHIIKFGTNIDLSDAKRWKPQLQELLKLPAFMRVTSTGNMLSHVGHTILGMNTVQLYMKVPGSRTPGHQENNNFCSVNINIGPGDCEWFAVHEHYWETISAFCDRHGVDYLTGSWWPILDDLYASNIPVYRFVQRPGDLVWINAGTVHWVQATGWCNNIAWNVGPLTAYQYQLALERYEWNEVKNVKSIVPMIHVSWNVARTVKISDPDLFKMIKFCLLQSMKHCQVQRESLVRAGKKIAYQGRVKDEPAYYCNECDVEVFNILFVTSENGSRNTYLVHCEACARRRSAGLQGVVVLEQYRTEELAQAYDAFTLAPASTSR